The Malus domestica chromosome 10, GDT2T_hap1 genome contains a region encoding:
- the LOC114827519 gene encoding monooxygenase 1-like: MDVADEELEIAIVGGGICGLATALALHRKGFTSVVLERSESLRATGGGIIIRANGWRALDELGVASKLRQTAQPLQGVREIYLNDGKQQEMAYGGVEARCLKRSDLIETLAESLPVGTIRLGCQAISVKLDSLTSHPTLQLHSGSTIKAKVLIGCDGTKSVVADFVGVKPSKPFMLAGVRGFTVYPGGHNFGNEFVMVKGDKKTIGRIPVHDNLVSWFVTHQVHGRQDPSEVSKDPELIRQLTLQLIKEFPSEMVDMIRKSDLESVSHVRLRYRPPWEILVEKFRKGSVTVAGDAMHVMGPFLGQGGSAGIEDAIVIARSLAPTLAKNYDRRSSGRNGLMVEVGEALDKYVKERRMRLVMLSTHTYLLGLLQQNPGPMLKFVCLILMATLFSDVTRHSRYDCGRL; this comes from the exons ATGGATGTAGCAGATGAAGAGTTAGAGATCGCCATAGTTGGTGGTGGAATCTGCGGCCTCGCAACTGCCCTTGCTCTCCATAG AAAGGGGTTCACAAGTGTTGTGTTGGAAAGATCAGAATCCCTGCGTGCTACCGGAGGAGGTATCATTATTCGAGCAAATGGTTGGCGAGCCTTGGATGAGCTTGGTGTGGCCTCAAAGCTCAGACAAACTGCCCAACCACTTCAAGG AGTCCGTGAGATATACCTTAATGATGGCAAGCAACAAGAAATGGCGTATGG AGGTGTGGAAGCACGATGCTTGAAACGGAGTGATCTGATCGAAACACTAGCAGAGAGCTTGCCAGTTGGTACCATACGCCTTGGATGCCAAGCAATCTCGGTTAAGTTGGACTCCCTAACTTCCCATCCAACTCTTCAACTCCACAGCGGAAGCACCATCAAAGCCAAG GTTTTGATCGGATGTGATGGAACAAAGTCAGTTGTCGCGGATTTCGTCGGTGTAAAACCATCAAAGCCGTTCATGTTAGCGGGGGTTAGAGGTTTTACAGTTTACCCAGGTGGTCATAATTTTGGGAACGAGTTTGTAATGGTTAAGGGTGACAAGAAGACAATTGGAAGAATTCCAGTTCATGATAACTTGGTCTCCTGGTTCGTCACTCACCAAGTTCATGGCAGACAAG ATCCATCGGAGGTTTCGAAGGATCCAGAGCTCATTCGACAACTGACATTACAGTTAATCAAAGAATTTCCTTCAGAAATGGTAGACATGATAAGAAAGAGTGACCTAGAATCAGTATCTCACGTGCGCTTGAGATATCGTCCGCCATGGGAGATACTGGTAGAAAAATTTCGAAAGGGAAGCGTGACGGTGGCTGGAGATGCCATGCATGTAATGGGGCCTTTCCTCGGGCAGGGAGGCTCCGCAGGCATCGAAGACGCCATTGTCATTGCTAGAAGCTTGGCTCCGACATTGGCCAAAAATTACGATAGAAGATCGAGCGGAAGGAATGGACTGATGGTCGAAGTGGGAGAGGCTCTCGACAAGTATGTGAAGGAGAGAAGGATGAGACTGGTGATGCTCTCTACACACACTTATCTACTTGGTTTGCTGCAACAAAATCCAGGGCCGATgcttaaatttgtgtgtttaatCTTGATGGCTACTCTATTTAGTGACGTAACCCGTCACAGTCGATATGATTGTGGACGTCTTTAA